The sequence CGGCGCCCGAGGGCCGTGCGGCAGGCGCTGACGCTGGCGCTCATGCACAAGCACTTCTACGGGTACGTGCGGGAGACGTCGAGGCGGCTGGACGCGCTGATCCGGGAGCTGCGGGAGTCCGAGCCGGCTATCGGAGCAGCGACAGGCCGAGCAGGACGATGACGAGGACGACCAGCACGTTGATCCGCGCGACCCAGGAGGCGCGGACGCGGACCGATGGGGCGGCGCCGGGCTTGCCGGCGCGTGGCCCCAGCACGAAGTCGTGCACGACGGCTAGACCCAGCGCGAGGACGACGAGCCCGAGCTTCCAGTGCAGGCGAGGCAGGCGCAGGAGATAGGGATTGAGCCAGAGATTGCCGAGCCCCGTCGCCACCAGCAGGCCGAGCGCGATCCAGCCGATCGTCCGGAAGCGGACCCCCACGGCGTGGAAGAGCCGCGCGCGGAGCGCCGGGTCCTCGCGCCGCGTCACCGGCACGAGGACCAGGGCGACGAAGAGCATGCCGCCGATCCAGGTGATGGCCGCCACGACGTGAAGCCACCTGAGCAGGAGCGACATCGCCGGGAGCATAGCACGGCCCTGCGCCGCGGCGGCCGCCCCGCCGCCGGCGCCCGCGCGGAGTTCTGGACCGAGCGGACGGTGGCCTGGTACGAGCGCGCCAACGAGCGGAGCGACTACGCGGCGCGCGTCCTCGGCGCCCTCGGCCCTGCCCTCGTCGGCTGCCGCGACGCGCTCGACGTGGGCGCGGGCTTCGGGGCCCTGGCCCTGCCGCTCGCGCAGCGGCTCGAGGCCGTGACGGCCCTCGAGCCCTCCGCGGCGATGGCGGGCGCGCTCCGCGCGGGGGC is a genomic window of Candidatus Rokuibacteriota bacterium containing:
- a CDS encoding DUF4149 domain-containing protein; the encoded protein is MAAITWIGGMLFVALVLVPVTRREDPALRARLFHAVGVRFRTIGWIALGLLVATGLGNLWLNPYLLRLPRLHWKLGLVVLALGLAVVHDFVLGPRAGKPGAAPSVRVRASWVARINVLVVLVIVLLGLSLLR